A section of the Rhizomicrobium sp. genome encodes:
- a CDS encoding TetR/AcrR family transcriptional regulator — protein sequence MSSRAVAPSEKFPRRTIRKQKTRERIVAAASKLFQELGYSEATLASIADEADVHVTTLFTHFSSKKELADALSDASLERLSELIAEAKGKVPFFRFIRDVIASTAKSYQANPSPHVILGLLSRGDPELTLAGKNYEQRQIALLADYIASDYKFDLARDYEPILVAGLVISATAIAHARWVDSKGKSNLLKESLTAVAAAEALVKGALKTRK from the coding sequence ATGTCCAGCCGCGCCGTCGCACCGTCGGAGAAGTTTCCGCGTCGCACGATCCGCAAGCAGAAGACGCGCGAAAGGATCGTCGCCGCCGCGTCGAAGCTGTTCCAGGAGCTCGGCTATTCGGAAGCCACCCTGGCCTCGATCGCCGACGAGGCCGATGTCCATGTCACCACGCTCTTCACCCATTTCAGCTCGAAGAAGGAACTAGCCGACGCGCTGTCCGATGCGTCGCTCGAGCGCCTGTCGGAACTGATCGCCGAGGCGAAGGGCAAGGTCCCGTTTTTCCGCTTCATCCGCGACGTGATCGCATCGACCGCCAAATCCTATCAGGCCAATCCCTCGCCGCATGTCATCCTCGGCCTTCTCTCCCGCGGCGATCCCGAACTGACCCTGGCCGGAAAGAACTACGAGCAGCGGCAGATCGCGCTGCTGGCCGACTACATCGCTTCCGACTACAAGTTCGATCTCGCGCGCGACTACGAGCCCATCCTCGTTGCGGGCCTGGTCATCTCCGCCACGGCGATCGCCCATGCGCGTTGGGTCGATTCCAAGGGCAAGAGCAATCTGCTCAAGGAATCGCTCACCGCCGTCGCCGCGGCCGAGGCACTCGTCAAAGGCGCCCTGAAGACGCGCAAATAG
- a CDS encoding MFS transporter, whose protein sequence is MASESASGARLPFLTKALYGSGTVAFGVKDQGFGALLMLFYNQVVGLPAVWVGTAIMIAMVADAAIDPILGQLSDGTRSRWGRRHPFMYAAALPAAASYFLLWTPPQASHEIQFVYLLVVAIAVRASISLYEIPSTALLAEFTSDYHERTRLVGYRFFFGVVAGVLMNIVAFKFFLRPTAGQPIGQLNAPGYTTYALVAAVVMFVSILVSSLGTHRRIAALPPPPHARATLRQVLKSMREVLFHRTYASILFASLFFAMTSGLVSSLGIYFSTYLWRLGASQIATISGGAFVGIGLAFAAALPLSARFGKKPTAMALFALALVVSAAPLALRLWGVFPANGAPLLVPLLTAQTAFTTMCAIAGAVLAVSMVADVTEQVQISTGRRAEGLLFSAATLVNKAVSGMGVFISGLLLAAIHFPVNASVDAVSSASLSALALTFICATTLCSVLAIACLAFYPISRTAHAEAVRRLAEEGAAALPQRNFPSEAALPPDFEGLPTPKGVTP, encoded by the coding sequence ATGGCAAGCGAATCCGCCTCAGGTGCCCGGCTGCCTTTCCTCACCAAGGCGCTGTACGGCTCGGGCACGGTGGCGTTCGGCGTGAAGGATCAGGGCTTCGGTGCCCTCCTCATGCTGTTCTACAACCAGGTCGTCGGCTTGCCGGCCGTCTGGGTCGGCACCGCGATCATGATCGCGATGGTCGCCGATGCGGCGATCGATCCCATCCTCGGCCAGCTCTCGGACGGCACCCGAAGCCGCTGGGGCCGCAGGCACCCCTTCATGTACGCCGCCGCCCTGCCGGCCGCCGCATCCTACTTTCTGCTCTGGACGCCGCCGCAGGCGTCGCACGAGATCCAGTTCGTCTATCTCCTGGTGGTCGCCATCGCGGTCCGGGCGTCCATCAGCCTCTATGAGATCCCCTCCACCGCGCTGCTGGCGGAGTTCACCTCCGACTATCACGAACGGACCCGTCTCGTCGGCTATCGCTTCTTCTTCGGCGTCGTCGCCGGCGTCCTGATGAACATCGTGGCGTTCAAATTCTTCCTGCGCCCAACGGCGGGGCAGCCCATCGGCCAGCTCAACGCCCCGGGCTACACGACCTATGCCCTGGTCGCGGCGGTCGTCATGTTCGTCTCCATCCTGGTTTCCAGTCTCGGAACCCATCGCCGGATCGCCGCGCTGCCGCCGCCGCCGCACGCGCGCGCCACGCTGCGGCAGGTGCTCAAGTCGATGCGCGAGGTGCTTTTTCACCGGACCTACGCCTCGATCCTGTTCGCCAGCCTGTTCTTCGCGATGACCAGCGGCCTGGTCTCGTCGCTCGGCATCTATTTCTCGACCTATCTGTGGCGGCTCGGCGCGTCGCAGATCGCGACGATCAGTGGCGGCGCCTTCGTGGGGATCGGGCTCGCTTTCGCGGCGGCGCTTCCGCTGTCGGCGCGGTTCGGCAAGAAGCCGACCGCGATGGCGCTGTTCGCCCTTGCGCTTGTGGTGAGCGCGGCGCCGCTGGCGCTCAGGCTGTGGGGCGTCTTCCCGGCGAATGGCGCTCCGCTGCTGGTTCCGCTCCTGACCGCGCAGACGGCGTTCACCACGATGTGCGCGATCGCCGGCGCGGTCCTCGCGGTCTCGATGGTCGCCGACGTGACGGAGCAGGTGCAGATTTCCACCGGCCGCCGGGCCGAAGGCCTGCTGTTCTCGGCCGCCACCCTGGTCAACAAGGCGGTGTCCGGCATGGGCGTGTTCATTTCCGGCCTCTTGCTGGCGGCCATCCATTTTCCGGTCAACGCCTCGGTCGATGCCGTGAGCAGCGCGAGCCTGTCGGCCCTGGCTCTGACCTTCATCTGCGCGACGACGCTGTGCTCGGTCCTCGCTATTGCCTGTCTCGCCTTCTATCCTATTTCGCGGACGGCGCATGCCGAAGCGGTGCGCCGCCTCGCCGAAGAAGGCGCCGCGGCGCTGCCGCAGCGGAATTTCCCGTCCGAGGCGGCGTTGCCGCCCGACTTCGAAGGATTGCCGACCCCAAAAGGAGTGACGCCGTGA